A window of Malania oleifera isolate guangnan ecotype guangnan chromosome 5, ASM2987363v1, whole genome shotgun sequence contains these coding sequences:
- the LOC131155986 gene encoding uncharacterized protein LOC131155986, translated as MLGDGSIHLQLRVAPLRSSPRMHPPMFTGGSDRIVAENWVQKTEKILKIQHCTDEQKVLYATFQLAREAERWWVAMSLLEEQRFDSPKMTYDHFKEVFFDRYFPSSVHDAKAYEFSSLTQGTLIVQSYAARYIKLSRFAPCMISNEYEKARRFEKGLRKDIRRLVGMLQIREFSILVEKAAIVEAGLREDEVAQDQKKRPVPFGS; from the coding sequence ATGTTAGGGGACGGGAGCATCCACCTACAGCTacgggttgcaccattgagaagttcaccccGCATGCATCCTCCAATGTTTACTGGGGGATCTGACCGAATTGTAGCggagaactgggtgcaaaagACAGAAAAGATCCTGAAAATTCAACATTGCACCGACGAGCAAAAAGTTCTCTATGCTACATTTCAACTAGCaagagaagctgagaggtggtgggtGGCTATGAGTCTGCTTGAGGAGCAGAGATTCGATTCACCTAAGATGACGTATGACCactttaaggaggtgttcttcgatagatacttcccgTCTTCCGTCCATGACGCAAAGGCATATGAGTTCTCAAGTCTGACTCAGGGGACCTTGATAGTGCAAAGTTATGCAGCTAGATACATCAAGTTGTCTCGCTTTGCGCCATGTATGATCTCAAATGAGTATGaaaaggctcggaggttcgagaagggtctaaggaaggatatccgtaggcTGGTAGGAATGCTGCAGATTCGGGAGTTTTCGATTTTAGTGGAGAAAGCCGCCATAGTTGAGGCTGGTCTCCGGGAGGATGAGGTGGCACAAGATcaaaagaagaggccagtaccttttGGTTCTTAG
- the LOC131155702 gene encoding probable glucan endo-1,3-beta-glucosidase A6: MGLLLSLLPLIFLCASLTSGKNLPKIGVNYGQLANNLPSPVESVRLIQGLKAGRVKIYDANPKILHALKGTDLQVSIMVPNQLISNISTNQTLADLWVQTNVLPFYPQTLIRYLLVGNEILSSPDKKTWFDLVPAMRKIRRSLKTHNLPKVKVGTPMAMDVLQSSFPPSNGTFRPDISVPVMKPLLRFLNRTKSLFFLDVYTYFPWSTDPKSISLEYALLDETNITYRDPVSDLIYTNLLDQMLDAVVFAMSKLRYPDIRIFIAETGWPNAGDIDQIGANIYNAATYNRNLVKKLTAKPPLGTPVRPKVVYPAFIFSLYNENEKPGPATERHWGVKYPNESAVYELDLSGKVKEYDDQLPPPTNNEPYNGKIWCVAAEGANATGLGSALTWTCGQPNISCDPIQPGKPCYKPGPMVRASFAFSSYWAKYRSSGATCYFEGLAIQTTKDPSFGSCKFPSVTP; the protein is encoded by the exons ATGGGTCTTCTTCTTTCTCTGCTTCCGCTTATCTTCCTCTGCGCTTCTCTCACCA GTGGGAAGAACTTGCCGAAGATCGGCGTGAACTACGGCCAGCTGGCCAACAACCTCCCTTCTCCGGTGGAATCTGTACGGCTGATCCAAGGCCTCAAAGCCGGCCGCGTCAAAATCTACGATGCCAACCCCAAAATTCTACACGCCCTCAAGGGCACTGACCTCCAAGTCTCCATCATGGTCCCAAATCAGCTCATCTCCAACATCTCTACCAACCAAACCCTCGCCGACCTCTGGGTCCAAACCAATGTCCTCCCCTTCTACCCCCAAACCCTCATCCGATATCTCCTCGTAGGTAACGAAATTCTCAGCTCACCCGATAAGAAAACCTGGTTCGATCTCGTCCCGGCCATGCGAAAAATCCGGAGATCCCTCAAGACCCACAACCTCCCCAAGGTCAAAGTCGGGACCCCCATGGCCATGGACGTCCTACAGTCCTCGTTTCCTCCCTCCAACGGTACGTTTCGGCCCGATATTTCCGTTCCGGTCATGAAACCATTGCTGCGGTTCTTGAACCGGACCAAATCGCTCTTCTTCTTGGATGTGTACACGTATTTTCCCTGGTCTACGGATCCGAAAAGCATTTCCTTGGAGTACGCGCTTTTGGACGAAACGAATATAACGTATCGGGACCCCGTTTCGGATCTAATTTACACCAACTTGTTGGACCAAATGCTTGACGCGGTGGTCTTTGCAATGAGCAAACTCCGGTACCCGGACATTCGGATCTTCATCGCCGAAACGGGTTGGCCCAATGCCGGCGACATCGATCAGATTGGAGCCAACATTTACAACGCTGCGACTTACAACCGAAACTTGGTGAAGAAATTAACGGCTAAACCTCCACTCGGGACTCCGGTTCGGCCCAAAGTAGTTTACCCGGCTTTTATTTTCTCTCTGTACAATGAGAACGAAAAGCCGGGTCCGGCTACGGAGCGACACTGGGGGGTGAAATACCCGAACGAGTCGGCTGTGTATGAGCTTGATTTGTCGGGTAAGGTGAAAGAATATGATGACCAGTTGCCGCCGCCGACCAACAACGAACCTTATAATGGGAAGATATGGTGCGTGGCAGCGGAGGGAGCGAATGCGACGGGATTGGGGTCGGCGCTGACGTGGACGTGCGGACAGCCCAACATTAGTTGTGATCCGATTCAGCCGGGTAAACCGTGTTACAAACCCGGCCCGATGGTTCGGGCGAGTTTTGCTTTTAGTTCGTATTGGGCAAAATATCGGAGCTCCGGAGCAACTTGCTACTTCGAGGGTCTGGCTATTCAAACCACAAAGGATCCAA GTTTTGGATCCTGCAAATTCCCAAGCGTGACTCCATGA